In Chloroflexota bacterium, the DNA window CGCCGGTTTTTGCTCAAGTTAGGGGCATTGGGGGGCATTGGCCTCGGCATGGCAGCGGGCTTCATCGATCATCGCTGGTGGGAACGCCGTGTGAGCGGAGCTACCGTCCGGCCGACCCCCTCCCCTCCCTCGCGTTGGGCCATCGAGGCGCGTCACTACACCTCCTTCGTGGGTGAGGGGACCCTGAACTGTTCGGCCTGTCATAAGGAGACGGGGGAGTCGCTGGAGGTCTCCTACTGTCACACGCCGCACTCGGGCACATACGTGCGGTGCGACCTTTGCCCGCATCAGTGCGTCATCGCCGACGGCAGGCGGGGGCGCTGTCGGGTGCGGGAGAATCGGGGTGGCCGGTTGTACTCCATGGTCTACGGCAACCCCTGTGCCGTGCATGTCGACCCCATCGAGAAGAAGCCGTTCTTCCACTTCCTGCCTCGCGCACCTGCCTTCTCCCTGGCCACAGCTGGTTGTAACCTGCGGTGCCTCTATTGCCAGAACTGGACGATCTCTCAGGTCCCTCCGGAGGAGACGCAGAACATCGATCTCTCGCCGGAGGACGTGGTGCACTTCGCGAAGCGCGATGGCGCGCCGGTCATCGCCTATACGTATTCCGAGCCGGTCGTCTTCTATGAGTACATGTTAGAGACAGCGCGACGCGCCCGGGAGGCGGGGCTGCGGAACGTGGTGATCTCCGCCGGCTTCATCGCCACGGAGCCATTGCGAGAGCTGTGCGCTGCGGTAGACGCCATCAAGATCGATCTGAAGGGCTATGATGAAACCTTCTATCGGAAGGTGTGCAGCGCTGAGCTGGGGCCGGTGCTGGAGGCGATCCGTACCATCTATGAGTCCGGGACGCATCTGGAGATCGTCAATCTGGTAGTGCCCACGTTGAACGATGATCTGGAACAGCTGCGATCGTTGGCTCGGTGGGTTGTGCGAGAGCTGAGCCCGGATGTTCCCCTGCACTTCAGCCGGTTTTACCCTCAGTACAAGCTGACGAATCTCCCGCCGACGCCTGTGGAGACGTTGACCCGGGCGCGAGAGATCGCGTTGGAGGAGGGGGTGCGGTTCGTCTACGTGGGGAACGTGCCGGGCCATCCGGGGAACAACACCTACTGCCCCGGATGCGGCCGCCCCATCATCGTGCGCCAGGGATTCGCCGTGCTGGAGTACCGCCTGAAAGGGGGCGCTTGCGCCTATTGCGGCGAGTCGATCCCGGGCGTGTGGTGGCCTGGTGAGCCCCCGAGATCCTCGATCATACCCATACCTTTGGGGCGCCCCGACTATTGAGCCGATCCCCGTCCCGTGGTCTTCCAAGATGCGTCCTGTTGGCGAGGTGGCCGATATGATGTATGCGCTTCACAGGCTAACGCTCTGGCTTCTGGTGGTGGGGTGTACGCTCTTCTGCTGTGGGTGTGGCCGACCTGAGCCTTCGCCCACGCCGGAGGGGACGGAGGTCGCGTCGCCCGTCGTGACGACGATCGCCCCGGGAACGCCGGCGAGTGGCAGAATCCGTTCACCCGCTGTGGCTGGGAGCTGGTACCCCGACGACCCGGACGAGCTCGCCCGGATGATTGATGATATGCTGGCCCCCGTGGAGCCGGTGGATGGCGCTCCCATCGGGCTGATCGTCCCGCACGCAGGCTATGTCTATTCCGGGCCGGTGGCTGCTTATGGGTTCAAGCAGTTGGAGAACGGGCGATACGATGTCGCCGTGATCATCGCCGCCGATCATCAGGCGCCTGTCTCCGCCCCCATCTCCGTCTGGGCCGAGGGCGGTTTTGAGACGCCACTGGGGGTTGTGCCGGTGGACGAAAGACTGGCGAAGGCGCTGGTGGAGGCTGATCCGCACATCGTGTTCGATCCTGCCGCTCACGAGGGGGAGCATCCTATCGAGATCGAGTTGCCCTTCCTGCAGCGGGTCTGCCCGGCCTGCCGTATTGTGCCGATCCTGATGGGGGCGGATGATGAGGGGACGGTGCGGATCCTGGCCGATGCCCTGCTGCAGGTCCTGCCCGGTACCCGCTCGGTCATCATCGCCAGCTCTGATCTCGCCCATTATCCCTCCTACGAGGATGCGATGCGCGTGGATGGGGCCACGCTGGGGGCGATCGAGACGGGGGATCCGGGACGGGTGCGGGAGACCATCCGGGATCTTATGGCGTCTCGCGTTCCCAACCTGGTCACCTGTGCCTGTGGCGAGGGGCCGATCCTGGTGACGATGCGCGTCGCGGCCGGCCTGGGGGCGGACACGGTGACCGTCCTGCGTTATGCGAATTCCGGTGATTCGCCCTACGGGGATCGGGATCAGGTTGTGGGCTATGGCGCCGTGATGCTCTGGCGCTATGAGCCGCCCGATCTGACGGAGGGGCGGAGGGACGCGCTGTTGGCGATGGCTCGCTCGGCGATTGAGGGGTATCTGCGGACGGGCCGTATTCCCGAGGGGGGAACGGATGACCCGGTGCTCAATCGCCGGGCGGGCGCTTTCGTGACGTTGAAGAACCACGGCGAGCTGCGGGGGTGCATCGGCCACATCCGGGCGGATACACCGTTGTTTCGGGTGGTGCAGCGGATGGCGGTGGCGGCGGCCACCCAGGATCCCCGGTTCCCTCCCTTGACCTTGGAGGACCTGAGTGGTGTAGATATTGAGATCTCCGTTCTCTCCCCCTTGCATCGGGTGACGAGCGTGGACCGAATTCGGGTGGGGGTGGATGGCCTGATGATCGTGAAGGATGGCCATCGGGGGCTGCTCCTGCCGCAGGTGCCGGTTGAGCAGGGATGGGATCGAGAGGCGTTCCTGGAGGGCTTGTGTCAGAAGGCTCTCCTTCCCAGGGGGTGCTGGAAGGAGGGGGCCAGCCTGTACACGTTCACGGCGATCGTGTTTGGAGAGAGGGCGAGACGGGGTGAAACCTTCTATATATCGTGGTTGGTGTTGGTTTTTATCGCATATATTGTGTTTCCACTTTTGAGGTGGAAGGGCGGAGGAGATCCCCTCCGCCCTTTTCTGTCCGATGCGATCGCTTTTGGATATGGAAGGATGGCAGGCTACGTGCGGACGACGGAATCCAGCTCCCCATATGGGTTGATCTCGTAATCATCGGCGTGATCGTCATTGATCCATTGTCGTCCACGATATAGCGAAAGCGGTAGGTCCGACCCGCTGGTAGATCGATGCTGATGTGCCAATCCTCGTCGTCTCTCGTCTGCTCCAGGAGATGACTGTGGGTGCTCCAGTCGTTGAACTCGCCCGCCAGGGCGATGTGGTCCGCCCAGATATGCTGGGAGAGGCGGAAGGTCACCCGCACCATCCCATTGCCCAGATCCTTTTTCTCCAACATCGGGAGTCCCTCCTCCCAGGAAGATCGTGCTCAGGCTATCAACACGGACACGGTGGTGTCGCGTAGCACTCGATCCACGGTACTGCCGACAAGCCATTCCAGCAACGCCGTGTGACGATAGCTTCCCATGACGATGAGATCGATCTGATTCTCGTCTGCGGTCTCCACGATCTCGACGGCCGGCTGACCGTACCGGGCCAGACAGTCGGCGGTGGTGTGTTCCTGTACCTCCGTCAACCATCGTTCGATAGGGGCCGTATCCTCTTCCTTCACGGCCAGCGCGATCACCTCGGCTGACAGCGTGCGTTGCAACAAGGCCGTCCAGTTCAAGGCGTGGCGGGCGCGCTCGCTGCCGTTATAAGCCAGCAAGATCCTCTGCACGGGGCGCTGCATGTCCCCTCCCGCCAGGACGGGGCATCGGGCGTGGTGGGCGATCGCCCGAAAGTTGCGTCCCAGATACCCGGGGGCGTCGGCGTGAGTGAGGCCCCGGCGCCCCAGGGCCAGGAGCTGTGCCTCCGTCGCCGCCTGGGTGATTAGCTCTGACACGCCGCCGAACATCATCTCCGTGGTGACGGGGACGTGATTCTCCCGGCAGCGAGCCTCCAGCCACTGCAAAACCGTTTCCCCCCGTTCCCCGAACCACTTGACCAGCTCGGCGCGAGAGGCCGGCTCGTCGGAACGGCCCAGCTCTGCGCTGTAGCTGGCGTAGGCGTCCAGAGTGAGCGAATCGTCGATCACGTACAGGCCATGGATCCTCCTCCTCTGGCTTTGAGCGATTTGAATGGCGAGGAGGGCCGCCGATCGGGCCGTGGCCGATCCATCGTAAGCGACCAGGATCGGGTGTTTCACCTGGGTTTCCGCCATAAAAGTACCTCCTATGCTCGATGTCTTGCTGGGATATTCGCCTGGGGCG includes these proteins:
- the amrS gene encoding AmmeMemoRadiSam system radical SAM enzyme; protein product: MAAGFIDHRWWERRVSGATVRPTPSPPSRWAIEARHYTSFVGEGTLNCSACHKETGESLEVSYCHTPHSGTYVRCDLCPHQCVIADGRRGRCRVRENRGGRLYSMVYGNPCAVHVDPIEKKPFFHFLPRAPAFSLATAGCNLRCLYCQNWTISQVPPEETQNIDLSPEDVVHFAKRDGAPVIAYTYSEPVVFYEYMLETARRAREAGLRNVVISAGFIATEPLRELCAAVDAIKIDLKGYDETFYRKVCSAELGPVLEAIRTIYESGTHLEIVNLVVPTLNDDLEQLRSLARWVVRELSPDVPLHFSRFYPQYKLTNLPPTPVETLTRAREIALEEGVRFVYVGNVPGHPGNNTYCPGCGRPIIVRQGFAVLEYRLKGGACAYCGESIPGVWWPGEPPRSSIIPIPLGRPDY
- the amrB gene encoding AmmeMemoRadiSam system protein B; the protein is MMYALHRLTLWLLVVGCTLFCCGCGRPEPSPTPEGTEVASPVVTTIAPGTPASGRIRSPAVAGSWYPDDPDELARMIDDMLAPVEPVDGAPIGLIVPHAGYVYSGPVAAYGFKQLENGRYDVAVIIAADHQAPVSAPISVWAEGGFETPLGVVPVDERLAKALVEADPHIVFDPAAHEGEHPIEIELPFLQRVCPACRIVPILMGADDEGTVRILADALLQVLPGTRSVIIASSDLAHYPSYEDAMRVDGATLGAIETGDPGRVRETIRDLMASRVPNLVTCACGEGPILVTMRVAAGLGADTVTVLRYANSGDSPYGDRDQVVGYGAVMLWRYEPPDLTEGRRDALLAMARSAIEGYLRTGRIPEGGTDDPVLNRRAGAFVTLKNHGELRGCIGHIRADTPLFRVVQRMAVAAATQDPRFPPLTLEDLSGVDIEISVLSPLHRVTSVDRIRVGVDGLMIVKDGHRGLLLPQVPVEQGWDREAFLEGLCQKALLPRGCWKEGASLYTFTAIVFGERARRGETFYISWLVLVFIAYIVFPLLRWKGGGDPLRPFLSDAIAFGYGRMAGYVRTTESSSPYGLIS
- a CDS encoding universal stress protein; this encodes MAETQVKHPILVAYDGSATARSAALLAIQIAQSQRRRIHGLYVIDDSLTLDAYASYSAELGRSDEPASRAELVKWFGERGETVLQWLEARCRENHVPVTTEMMFGGVSELITQAATEAQLLALGRRGLTHADAPGYLGRNFRAIAHHARCPVLAGGDMQRPVQRILLAYNGSERARHALNWTALLQRTLSAEVIALAVKEEDTAPIERWLTEVQEHTTADCLARYGQPAVEIVETADENQIDLIVMGSYRHTALLEWLVGSTVDRVLRDTTVSVLIA